The Streptomyces sp. NBC_00440 genome contains a region encoding:
- a CDS encoding helix-turn-helix domain-containing protein → MGHRPEVFVRPVGLEEGRRLQRISRTAKDPVRLRRAIVVMMSAQGKSVPDITSLTQVRADYVRDVIHAFNERGFDAPDPKWSGGRPRTISSRVREHICLIARTSPADWGLAGLSTWSLAKLAEHLVKQQVVPAVSRETLRRILREGKVTWKTTTTWKSSNDPDFIAKMHRILALYDTPPADGRVVCVDSSGR, encoded by the coding sequence GTGGGGCATCGTCCGGAGGTGTTCGTCCGGCCAGTTGGTCTGGAGGAGGGCCGGCGGCTCCAGCGGATCAGTAGGACGGCGAAGGATCCGGTGAGGCTGCGGCGGGCGATCGTGGTGATGATGTCCGCTCAGGGCAAGTCGGTGCCGGACATCACCTCGTTGACGCAGGTCAGAGCCGACTACGTGCGTGATGTGATCCATGCGTTCAACGAGCGGGGGTTCGACGCGCCGGACCCAAAATGGAGCGGGGGACGCCCCAGGACGATCAGTAGCCGGGTGCGCGAGCACATCTGCCTGATCGCGCGGACGTCCCCCGCCGACTGGGGACTGGCCGGCCTGTCCACGTGGAGCCTGGCCAAACTGGCCGAGCATCTGGTCAAGCAGCAGGTCGTCCCCGCGGTCAGCCGCGAGACGCTGCGGCGGATACTGCGCGAGGGCAAGGTCACCTGGAAGACGACGACCACCTGGAAGTCCTCGAACGACCCGGACTTCATCGCCAAGATGCACCGGATCCTGGCTCTCTACGACACCCCGCCGGCCGACGGGCGGGTGGTCTGTGTGGACAGTTCGGGCCGCTGA